A window from Acidobacteriota bacterium encodes these proteins:
- a CDS encoding bifunctional homocysteine S-methyltransferase/methylenetetrahydrofolate reductase, translated as MSAFLDALNQRVLVCDGAMGTVLYAKGIFLNRCFDELNLTRPDLVAEIHRDYAAAGADVLETNTFGANRFKLEQFGLVDALTRINAEGARLARRAADGRAWVAGSVGPLGVRVEPWGRTGLDEAAAAFAEQAEALASGGADLFILETFTDVNELATAVRAIRAVSTLPIVAQLTTGEDGHTLDGTPPDRFTAELERAGADVIGLNCSVGPAAMLETIEAMAHVTSAPLSAQPNAGLPRAVDGRNLYLSSPEYMASYARRFVNVGVRLVGGCCGTTPGHTRQIADAVRTLSPAARTRPAAPAGDQPPRSRPVARREKSRMARALADAEFVVLAEIATPRGVDLGPALAVARRFKDLGVGAVNVPDYPQSGARASALAVSALIEQGQVETLLQYTCRDRSLIGMQSDLVGAHAMGVRNVLLTTGSPARVSSYADATSVYEVDAIGLINMVARLNQGQDIAGQPIGAPTQFHIGAAINPFAADQDAEWRRLALKIDAGAEFVVTPPVLDVEAFEAKLGDIRRAGVPVIAAVPALDGLRHAEFLASEVVGVRVAEGVLDRLRRAADEADEALAIVVEIAVRLRTLVAGLQVTTFHGSPQTAERLLNEVGRLRHA; from the coding sequence ATGTCGGCATTCCTGGATGCCCTGAACCAGCGCGTGCTCGTGTGCGACGGCGCCATGGGCACCGTGCTCTACGCGAAGGGCATCTTCCTCAACCGCTGCTTCGACGAGCTGAACCTCACGCGGCCCGACCTCGTCGCCGAGATCCATCGTGACTACGCCGCGGCCGGCGCCGACGTGCTCGAGACCAACACGTTCGGCGCGAACCGCTTCAAGCTCGAGCAGTTCGGCCTGGTGGACGCGCTCACGCGCATCAACGCGGAGGGGGCGCGTCTCGCCAGGCGCGCGGCCGATGGGCGGGCCTGGGTCGCCGGGTCCGTTGGGCCGCTCGGCGTGCGGGTGGAACCGTGGGGGAGGACCGGGCTCGACGAGGCCGCCGCGGCCTTCGCCGAGCAGGCCGAAGCGCTCGCCTCCGGCGGCGCCGATCTGTTCATCCTCGAGACGTTCACGGACGTCAACGAGCTGGCCACGGCGGTTCGCGCGATTCGCGCGGTCTCGACGCTGCCGATCGTCGCGCAGTTGACGACGGGCGAGGACGGCCACACGCTGGACGGCACGCCGCCCGACCGGTTCACCGCCGAGCTGGAGCGCGCCGGGGCGGACGTCATCGGCCTCAACTGTTCGGTGGGCCCGGCCGCGATGCTCGAGACGATCGAGGCGATGGCTCACGTCACGAGCGCGCCCCTGTCGGCCCAGCCGAATGCCGGCCTGCCCAGGGCAGTCGACGGGCGCAACCTCTATTTGAGTTCGCCGGAGTACATGGCAAGCTACGCGCGGCGCTTCGTGAACGTCGGCGTCAGGCTCGTGGGCGGATGCTGCGGGACGACCCCGGGCCACACGCGGCAGATTGCCGACGCCGTCCGGACGCTGTCGCCGGCGGCGCGCACGCGGCCGGCCGCGCCGGCCGGCGACCAGCCGCCGCGGTCGCGGCCCGTCGCGCGCCGGGAGAAGTCGCGCATGGCGCGCGCCCTCGCCGACGCGGAGTTCGTCGTGCTGGCCGAGATCGCCACGCCGCGCGGCGTGGACCTCGGCCCGGCTCTGGCCGTCGCGAGACGATTCAAGGATCTCGGCGTCGGCGCCGTGAACGTGCCGGACTACCCGCAATCGGGCGCGCGCGCGAGCGCGCTGGCCGTCTCGGCGCTGATCGAGCAGGGGCAGGTGGAGACGCTGCTGCAATACACCTGTCGGGACCGGAGCCTGATCGGCATGCAGTCGGACCTGGTCGGCGCGCACGCGATGGGCGTGCGGAACGTTCTCTTGACCACCGGCAGCCCGGCGCGCGTGAGCAGCTACGCCGACGCGACGTCGGTCTACGAGGTCGACGCGATCGGCTTGATTAACATGGTGGCGCGTTTGAACCAGGGACAGGACATCGCGGGCCAGCCGATCGGCGCGCCGACGCAGTTCCACATCGGCGCGGCGATCAACCCGTTCGCCGCCGATCAGGACGCCGAGTGGCGCCGGCTCGCGCTCAAGATCGACGCCGGCGCGGAGTTCGTCGTGACGCCGCCGGTCTTGGACGTCGAGGCCTTCGAGGCGAAGCTCGGCGACATCCGGCGGGCGGGCGTTCCGGTCATTGCGGCCGTGCCGGCGCTCGACGGGCTCCGTCACGCCGAGTTCCTGGCGAGCGAGGTCGTCGGCGTGCGCGTC
- a CDS encoding NADH-quinone oxidoreductase subunit I, whose protein sequence is MIRPFIVGFITTFKHMFKRPNTVNYPAEKVPMFPKYRGKQVLMRDENGLEKCVACGLCSVACPADAIYLEPAENDGTVAAGPRYASVYQIHKTRCIFCGYCEEACPVSAIFMGKDYELAVYSNRDFIWDKQDLLVPAAPAEAAR, encoded by the coding sequence ATGATCCGCCCGTTCATTGTCGGCTTCATCACCACCTTCAAGCACATGTTCAAGCGGCCGAACACGGTGAACTACCCGGCCGAGAAGGTGCCGATGTTCCCGAAGTACCGCGGCAAGCAGGTGCTGATGCGCGACGAGAACGGGCTGGAGAAGTGCGTCGCGTGCGGGCTGTGCTCGGTGGCCTGCCCGGCTGACGCCATCTACCTCGAGCCGGCGGAGAACGACGGCACGGTCGCGGCCGGTCCGCGCTACGCGTCGGTCTACCAGATTCACAAGACGCGCTGCATCTTCTGCGGCTACTGCGAGGAAGCCTGCCCGGTGTCGGCGATCTTCATGGGCAAGGACTACGAGCTGGCCGTCTACAGCAACCGCGACTTCATCTGGGACAAGCAGGATCTGCTCGTGCCCGCTGCGCCCGCCGAGGCGGCGCGCTGA